A genomic window from Streptomyces sp. HUAS YS2 includes:
- a CDS encoding lipase maturation factor family protein, with amino-acid sequence MEWFTAPDYWLSRIVFQRGLAALYVVAFLSAALQFRALIGERGMLPVPEFLRRAPARGTPTLFRLRYSDRLFAACAWTGAAVALALVAGAGDAVPLAVSMLLWAVLWVLYLSIVNVGQTWYSFGWESLLLETGFLAVFLGNADTGPPVLVLFLLRWLLFRVEFGAGLIKIRGDPCWRNLTCLYYHHETQPMPGPLSWFFHRLPRPLHRVEAGANHVVQLVVPVLLFTPQPVATVAAGLMLATQLWLVLSGNFAWLNWLTIVLALAAVDGSLVAGEHPQPDPPVWYVVVVCAVTALVLVRSYRPARNLLSRRQAMNRSYDPFHLVNSYGAFGTVGRLREEIVIEGTDEPALHEGTVWREYEFHGKPGDVRRVPRQFAPYHLRLDWLMWFAALSPAYAEGWFGGFVERLLRGDRDTLRLLRRNPFPDAPPTHIRARLYLYRYTTWRELRATGAWWHRTYVRDFLPAARLRTPADR; translated from the coding sequence ATGGAGTGGTTCACCGCCCCGGACTACTGGCTGAGCCGGATCGTCTTCCAGCGCGGTCTTGCCGCGCTCTACGTCGTCGCGTTCCTCTCGGCCGCCCTGCAGTTCCGGGCGCTGATCGGCGAGCGCGGGATGCTGCCGGTACCGGAGTTCCTGCGCCGGGCCCCCGCGCGCGGCACGCCCACCCTGTTCCGGCTGCGCTACTCGGACCGGCTCTTCGCGGCGTGCGCCTGGACCGGCGCGGCGGTCGCGCTGGCCCTGGTCGCGGGCGCCGGGGACGCGGTGCCGCTCGCGGTGTCGATGCTGCTGTGGGCCGTGTTGTGGGTGCTCTACCTGTCCATCGTGAACGTGGGCCAGACCTGGTACTCCTTCGGCTGGGAATCGCTCCTCCTGGAGACCGGATTCCTGGCCGTCTTCCTCGGGAACGCCGACACCGGGCCCCCGGTCCTGGTGCTGTTCCTGCTGCGCTGGCTGCTCTTCCGGGTCGAGTTCGGCGCCGGACTCATCAAGATCCGCGGCGACCCCTGCTGGCGGAACCTGACCTGCCTGTACTACCACCACGAGACCCAGCCGATGCCGGGCCCGCTGAGCTGGTTCTTCCACCGACTGCCGCGACCTCTGCACCGGGTCGAGGCCGGGGCGAACCACGTCGTGCAGCTGGTCGTGCCGGTGCTGCTGTTCACCCCGCAGCCGGTGGCGACGGTCGCCGCCGGTCTGATGCTGGCGACCCAGCTGTGGCTGGTCCTGTCCGGCAACTTCGCCTGGCTGAACTGGCTGACCATCGTGCTCGCGCTGGCCGCCGTGGACGGCTCGCTCGTCGCCGGGGAGCACCCGCAGCCCGACCCACCCGTCTGGTACGTGGTCGTCGTCTGCGCCGTCACGGCTCTGGTCCTGGTCCGCAGCTACCGCCCGGCCCGCAACCTGCTCTCCCGGCGCCAGGCGATGAACCGCTCGTACGACCCGTTCCACCTGGTCAACAGCTACGGGGCGTTCGGGACGGTGGGCCGGCTGCGGGAGGAGATCGTGATCGAGGGCACCGACGAGCCGGCGCTGCACGAGGGCACGGTGTGGCGGGAGTACGAGTTCCACGGCAAGCCGGGCGACGTCCGGCGGGTGCCGCGCCAGTTCGCCCCGTACCACCTGCGGCTCGACTGGCTGATGTGGTTCGCCGCGCTCTCCCCCGCGTACGCCGAGGGCTGGTTCGGCGGCTTCGTGGAGCGGCTGCTGCGGGGCGACCGGGACACGCTGCGACTGCTGCGGCGCAATCCGTTCCCGGACGCGCCTCCGACGCACATCAGGGCCCGCCTCTATCTGTACCGGTACACGACGTGGCGGGAGCTGCGGGCCACCGGGGCCTGGTGGCACCGCACGTACGTGCGCGACTTCCTGCCGGCGGCGCGGCTGCGCACCCCGGCGGACCGCTGA
- a CDS encoding MarR family winged helix-turn-helix transcriptional regulator — protein MTTDADLTDAELAAQPAAYWTGLANQALVAFTRTWLAELGISQPQYWLLRNLSRNDLSPDGQGMTVPELRQAMSSYLRPEDDLAAESEILVDQGRLTRDEAGRLWISEAGEAARVDVKTHVPAFRDRVHAGIDDADYVTTLKVLRQMLRNTAPTS, from the coding sequence ATGACCACGGACGCCGACCTCACCGACGCCGAACTCGCCGCCCAGCCCGCCGCGTACTGGACGGGCCTGGCCAACCAGGCCCTGGTCGCCTTCACCCGTACGTGGCTCGCCGAACTCGGCATCTCCCAGCCCCAGTACTGGCTGCTGCGCAACCTGTCGAGGAACGACCTGTCGCCGGACGGGCAAGGCATGACCGTGCCCGAGCTGCGGCAGGCGATGAGCTCGTACCTGCGCCCCGAGGACGACCTGGCGGCCGAGTCGGAGATCCTCGTCGACCAGGGCCGGCTCACCCGCGACGAGGCCGGCCGGCTGTGGATCAGCGAGGCCGGAGAGGCCGCCCGCGTGGACGTCAAGACGCACGTCCCGGCCTTCCGGGACCGTGTGCACGCGGGCATCGACGACGCCGACTACGTCACCACGCTCAAGGTGCTCCGCCAGATGCTGCGCAATACGGCCCCGACGTCCTAG
- a CDS encoding SDR family NAD(P)-dependent oxidoreductase, with amino-acid sequence MTVTEETQEYGPGVDPERLAVCLSVLEELDKLDVDHPDAIVVRRATAGIYRTVKQRRRQERRASKTANDKAVTEATATGSAQRIDDETEGILPSSVTEAGKIAGILQRPRSCYVCKTRYVEVDYFYHQLCQDCAALNRAKRDAGADLTGKRALLTGGRAKIGMYIALRLLRDGAHTTITTRFPKDAIRRFKAMEDSADWMHRLEVVGIDLRDPAQAVALADQVSDAGPLDILINNATQTVRRLPSAYAALVEGEGAPLPAGELPAHHVIGAFNSGAVDGIAALPVGVSGLDAQKVADLALVAGNASVARHLDGTAIDAGGLVPDVVESNTWVQSIDQISPVELLETQLCNYTAPFILISKLRPVMAEAARKASSGRSYVVNVSAMEGVFGRGYKGAGHPNTNAAKAAMNMVTRTSAQEMFQTDGILMTSVDTGWITDERPHFDKLRLAEEGFHAPLDLVDGAARVYDPVVRGEAGEDLYGVFLKDYAPGQW; translated from the coding sequence ATGACGGTGACCGAAGAAACCCAGGAGTACGGGCCGGGTGTCGACCCCGAGCGCCTGGCCGTCTGCCTGAGCGTCCTGGAGGAGCTCGACAAGCTGGACGTGGACCACCCCGACGCCATCGTGGTCCGGCGTGCCACGGCCGGGATCTACCGGACCGTGAAGCAGCGCCGCCGCCAGGAGCGCCGGGCATCGAAGACCGCCAACGACAAGGCCGTCACCGAGGCCACCGCCACCGGCTCCGCCCAGCGGATCGACGACGAGACCGAGGGCATCCTGCCCTCGTCCGTGACGGAGGCCGGCAAGATCGCCGGGATACTCCAGCGCCCCCGGTCCTGCTACGTCTGCAAGACCCGGTACGTCGAGGTCGACTACTTCTACCACCAGCTCTGCCAGGACTGCGCGGCCCTGAACCGGGCCAAGCGGGACGCGGGCGCGGACCTCACCGGCAAGCGCGCGCTGCTCACCGGCGGCCGGGCCAAGATCGGCATGTACATCGCGCTGCGCCTGCTGCGCGACGGTGCGCACACGACCATCACGACCCGCTTCCCGAAGGACGCCATCCGCCGTTTCAAGGCGATGGAGGACTCCGCGGACTGGATGCACCGCCTCGAGGTCGTCGGCATCGACCTGCGCGACCCGGCCCAGGCCGTGGCCCTCGCCGACCAGGTCTCCGACGCCGGGCCGCTGGACATCCTGATCAACAACGCGACGCAGACCGTGCGCCGGCTGCCCTCCGCCTACGCCGCCCTCGTCGAGGGCGAGGGCGCCCCGCTGCCCGCGGGCGAGCTCCCGGCCCACCACGTCATCGGCGCCTTCAACTCCGGTGCGGTCGACGGGATCGCCGCCCTGCCCGTCGGCGTGAGCGGGCTCGACGCGCAGAAGGTCGCCGACCTCGCGCTGGTCGCGGGCAACGCCAGCGTCGCCCGTCACCTCGACGGCACCGCCATCGACGCGGGCGGCCTCGTGCCGGACGTCGTCGAGAGCAACACGTGGGTCCAGAGCATCGACCAGATCTCCCCGGTGGAGCTGCTCGAGACCCAGCTGTGCAACTACACGGCGCCGTTCATCCTGATCAGCAAGCTCCGGCCGGTGATGGCCGAGGCCGCCAGGAAGGCGTCGAGCGGGCGTTCCTACGTCGTCAACGTCTCGGCGATGGAGGGCGTCTTCGGCCGTGGCTACAAGGGCGCGGGGCACCCCAACACCAATGCGGCGAAGGCCGCGATGAACATGGTGACGCGGACCAGCGCCCAGGAGATGTTCCAGACCGACGGCATCCTCATGACCTCGGTGGACACCGGCTGGATCACCGACGAGCGGCCGCACTTCGACAAGCTGCGCCTCGCGGAGGAGGGCTTCCACGCCCCGCTGGACCTGGTCGACGGCGCGGCGCGGGTCTACGACCCCGTCGTCCGCGGCGAGGCCGGCGAGGACCTCTACGGCGTCTTCCTGAAGGACTACGCGCCCGGCCAGTGGTGA
- a CDS encoding SpoIIE family protein phosphatase, protein MTEYGAAFRMGSFDWDLDTGSMTMDDSALAVFDLRPDEYDDNPVTLGVRVPSDEGRRLDTLVSYALKNGSADYGAYFRIRRRDGSLRWTHTQGIIQRDDTGRPRRIVGIIRDASSELTESATRIVMDEGRRKRTSVVEGTTAALAHARTVQDVIEILNDSQGLEYFGATSLVMGLLESGRIHLVAEGPDGAFVPGTRFTRVDEQYPMSEVIRTLTPRFIESSQDFADSYPILWPHISGLGITAAAYLPLIAQARPIGALGLLYSDKTGFTDDERNLLVALGSSIAQSLQRAMLFEQEHDLAEGLQQAMLPRRIPDVPGAHIAVRYRSARLGRDIGGDWYDIIPLPGGRVGAVIGDVQGHDTHAAAVMGQLRIVLRAYAAEGHTPATVMARASVFLHELDTDRFATCTYAEADLSTGVVQVVRAGHVDPLVQDTDGTSRRLPVQGGLPLGLSAEFGRLDYPVTAFELDPGQTLLLYTDGLVEKPGADLDDGLQWLAELVRGGPRDLQKLADHLCEVVDERGGDDDVAMLLLRRRGAHFPQSGGRLQQHVAQGDPEALSSARHMVRAAVRAWGAGARADEIELVADEMMTNALMHTDGGAIVTLRMLGGPERRLRVEVEDRSSALPRRRDAGESGVSGRGLLLVDRLSDVWGVEPRGSGKCVWCEFLVNDE, encoded by the coding sequence ATGACGGAGTACGGCGCCGCGTTCCGCATGGGCAGCTTCGACTGGGACCTCGACACCGGCTCCATGACGATGGACGACTCCGCCCTCGCCGTGTTCGACCTGCGCCCCGACGAGTACGACGACAACCCCGTCACGCTCGGCGTGCGCGTTCCGTCCGACGAGGGCCGACGGCTCGACACCCTGGTCTCGTACGCGCTGAAGAACGGCAGCGCCGACTACGGCGCGTACTTCCGGATCCGGCGCCGCGACGGCTCCCTGCGCTGGACCCACACCCAGGGGATCATCCAGCGCGACGACACCGGCCGGCCGCGCCGCATCGTCGGCATCATCCGCGACGCCTCCTCCGAGCTCACCGAGTCCGCCACCCGGATCGTCATGGACGAGGGACGGCGCAAGCGCACCAGTGTCGTGGAGGGCACCACGGCGGCGCTCGCGCACGCCAGGACCGTCCAGGACGTCATCGAGATCCTGAACGACTCACAGGGCCTGGAGTACTTCGGCGCGACCAGCCTCGTCATGGGACTGCTGGAATCGGGGCGGATCCACCTGGTCGCCGAGGGCCCGGACGGCGCGTTCGTGCCCGGCACCCGGTTCACCCGGGTGGACGAGCAGTACCCGATGAGCGAGGTGATCCGGACGCTGACCCCCCGCTTCATCGAGAGCTCCCAGGACTTCGCCGACTCGTACCCGATCCTCTGGCCGCACATCAGCGGCCTCGGCATCACCGCCGCCGCGTACCTCCCGCTGATCGCCCAGGCCCGCCCGATCGGCGCACTCGGGCTGCTCTACAGCGACAAGACGGGCTTCACCGACGACGAGCGCAACCTCCTGGTGGCGCTCGGCAGCAGCATCGCCCAGAGCCTCCAGCGGGCCATGCTCTTCGAGCAGGAGCACGACCTCGCCGAGGGGCTCCAGCAGGCCATGCTGCCGCGCCGGATCCCCGACGTGCCCGGCGCGCACATAGCCGTCCGGTACCGCTCCGCCCGGCTCGGCCGGGACATCGGCGGCGACTGGTACGACATCATCCCGCTCCCGGGCGGCCGGGTCGGCGCCGTCATCGGCGACGTCCAGGGCCACGACACGCACGCGGCAGCCGTGATGGGGCAGCTCCGGATCGTGCTGCGCGCGTACGCCGCCGAGGGCCACACCCCGGCGACCGTGATGGCCCGCGCCTCGGTCTTCCTGCACGAACTGGACACCGACCGGTTCGCCACGTGCACGTACGCGGAGGCGGACCTGTCGACCGGAGTCGTCCAGGTGGTCCGGGCCGGGCACGTCGATCCGCTGGTCCAGGACACCGACGGCACGTCCCGCAGGCTGCCCGTGCAGGGCGGGCTGCCGCTCGGGCTCTCGGCCGAGTTCGGCCGGCTCGACTACCCGGTCACCGCGTTCGAACTCGACCCGGGCCAGACGCTGCTGCTCTACACCGACGGACTGGTGGAGAAGCCCGGCGCGGACCTCGACGACGGCCTGCAGTGGCTCGCCGAACTGGTCCGCGGCGGGCCGCGCGACCTCCAGAAGCTCGCCGACCACCTGTGCGAGGTCGTCGACGAGCGGGGCGGCGACGACGACGTGGCGATGCTGCTGCTGCGTCGCCGGGGCGCGCACTTCCCGCAGTCAGGCGGACGGCTCCAGCAGCACGTCGCCCAGGGCGATCCCGAGGCGCTGAGCTCGGCCAGGCACATGGTGCGGGCCGCGGTCCGGGCCTGGGGCGCCGGAGCGCGCGCCGACGAGATCGAGCTGGTCGCCGACGAGATGATGACCAACGCGCTGATGCACACCGACGGCGGGGCGATCGTGACGCTGCGGATGCTCGGCGGGCCCGAGCGGCGGCTGCGCGTCGAGGTCGAGGACCGGTCCAGCGCGCTGCCGCGCAGGCGCGACGCGGGGGAGTCGGGCGTGTCGGGGCGGGGGCTGCTGCTGGTCGACCGGCTGTCGGATGTCTGGGGCGTTGAACCGCGGGGAAGCGGCAAATGCGTCTGGTGCGAGTTTCTTGTTAACGATGAGTGA
- a CDS encoding IucA/IucC family C-terminal-domain containing protein produces MDEPDTPTRTPAPTSCTADAVGGFFVLRRTPPGTGGHRPLARLYAGESAPLAARIDRVAAGLRTPERRVAASTAHLGLAARLWSTALGAAALHGAFPGLAPDELYWDGGLGAPDDLWWSGTELRPATADELRAAVLDAHLRPLHEALARDGRIAPRLLWGNAGSALAGALRELLRFSRAHGRPEAARRAVSLVSGLLDHPDLAGTVRGPALRRTTCCLYYRCPGGGLCGDCVFDRPPRTGLETGPPAP; encoded by the coding sequence ATGGACGAGCCGGACACCCCCACCCGCACCCCCGCCCCCACCTCCTGCACCGCCGACGCCGTCGGCGGCTTCTTCGTGCTGCGCCGCACCCCGCCCGGCACCGGCGGGCACCGCCCCCTCGCCCGCCTCTACGCGGGCGAGAGCGCGCCGCTGGCCGCCAGGATCGACCGGGTCGCCGCCGGGCTGCGTACCCCCGAGCGCCGCGTCGCCGCCTCCACCGCCCACCTCGGTCTCGCCGCGCGCCTCTGGTCCACCGCCCTCGGCGCCGCCGCCCTGCACGGCGCGTTCCCCGGTCTCGCCCCCGACGAGCTGTACTGGGACGGGGGCCTCGGCGCCCCGGACGACCTCTGGTGGTCCGGCACCGAGCTGCGTCCCGCCACCGCGGACGAACTGCGCGCGGCCGTCCTCGACGCCCACCTCCGCCCGCTGCACGAGGCACTGGCCCGGGACGGGCGGATCGCGCCCCGGCTCCTGTGGGGCAACGCCGGCTCCGCCCTCGCCGGCGCGCTGCGCGAACTGCTCCGCTTCTCCCGTGCCCACGGCCGTCCCGAGGCCGCCCGCCGGGCCGTCTCCCTGGTCTCCGGGCTGCTGGACCACCCCGACCTGGCCGGGACCGTCCGGGGCCCCGCGCTGCGCCGTACCACCTGCTGTCTCTATTACCGCTGCCCCGGCGGAGGTCTGTGCGGCGACTGCGTGTTCGACCGGCCACCCCGGACGGGTTTGGAGACAGGGCCACCCGCTCCGTAA
- a CDS encoding DUF1990 domain-containing protein, which yields MTRLIRSLSDTPAALTYPERGATLSGPLPTGYTHLHLTVPVGHGPAVFAAAGEAVTGWRMHRASGTRVRAGAPRAEPGVRVEVSAGPGPLRLRAPCEVIWARYEDRRTGFAYGTLDGHPECGEESFVVDLHDDGSVWFTVTAFSRPARWYSRLGGPVGPALQHAYARRLGRTLERLATD from the coding sequence ATGACCCGCCTGATCCGCAGCCTCTCCGACACCCCCGCCGCGCTCACCTACCCCGAGCGCGGCGCCACCCTGAGCGGCCCGCTGCCCACCGGCTACACCCACCTCCACCTCACCGTCCCCGTCGGCCACGGCCCCGCCGTCTTCGCGGCCGCGGGCGAGGCCGTCACCGGCTGGCGGATGCACCGCGCCTCGGGCACCCGGGTCCGCGCCGGCGCGCCGCGCGCCGAGCCCGGCGTACGCGTGGAGGTGTCGGCCGGGCCCGGGCCGCTGCGGCTGCGCGCCCCCTGCGAGGTGATCTGGGCCCGGTACGAGGACCGGCGCACCGGATTCGCGTACGGGACGCTCGACGGCCACCCCGAGTGCGGCGAGGAGTCCTTCGTCGTCGATCTGCACGACGACGGCTCCGTGTGGTTCACCGTCACCGCGTTCAGCCGTCCCGCCCGCTGGTACTCCCGGCTCGGCGGCCCCGTGGGTCCGGCCCTCCAGCACGCCTACGCGCGCCGTCTCGGCCGCACCCTGGAGCGGCTCGCCACGGACTGA
- a CDS encoding DUF6777 domain-containing protein, with product MRASIRRSRAAVPASLAALGVALLLGGCAAGGVAEQPAAADTKDVLLQPVADRGPDPFTPSTAATPPALPRDPSTAPTPSSTPPDGAQRQITGSTPGLYGGTRSRAGCDVEQQIAFLADDSAKARAFSEGAGINEANLASWLRDLTPVVLRADVRVTNHGYRDGAPTEFQSVLQAGTAVLVDRYGAPRVRCACGNPLRSPVALRGAAHTGKPWAGFHPGRVVVVQPTTTVIESLVIVDVVHHSWIERKTGTDGHQDRDPVVVPPCDPDECDLVTDPPAPVPEPSDPEASPSPDRTGAPRRSPDSSTDPDAPSSPPPPSSEAPTEPDRPAPEDLFPSAPEGPDGPADQGVVPPGLPETFEV from the coding sequence GTGCGCGCATCCATACGCCGCTCCCGCGCCGCCGTACCCGCCTCCCTCGCGGCCCTCGGGGTCGCGCTGCTGCTCGGCGGCTGCGCGGCGGGGGGCGTCGCGGAGCAGCCGGCCGCGGCGGACACCAAGGACGTGCTCCTGCAGCCGGTCGCCGATCGCGGCCCCGACCCCTTCACCCCGTCCACCGCCGCCACGCCCCCGGCCCTGCCGCGGGACCCGTCCACCGCCCCGACGCCCTCGTCGACGCCCCCCGACGGGGCGCAGCGGCAGATCACCGGCTCGACCCCCGGCCTGTACGGCGGCACCCGCTCCCGGGCAGGCTGCGACGTCGAGCAGCAGATCGCCTTCCTCGCCGACGACTCCGCCAAGGCCCGGGCCTTCTCCGAGGGCGCCGGCATCAATGAGGCGAACCTCGCGAGCTGGCTGCGCGACCTGACCCCGGTCGTGCTGCGCGCCGACGTCAGGGTGACCAACCACGGCTACCGCGACGGAGCCCCCACCGAGTTCCAGTCCGTCCTCCAGGCGGGCACGGCCGTCCTCGTCGACCGGTACGGCGCTCCGCGCGTCCGCTGCGCCTGCGGCAACCCGCTGCGCTCCCCGGTCGCCCTCCGGGGCGCAGCCCACACGGGCAAGCCCTGGGCCGGGTTCCACCCCGGCCGGGTCGTCGTGGTCCAGCCCACCACCACGGTGATCGAGAGCCTGGTCATCGTGGACGTCGTGCACCACAGCTGGATCGAGCGGAAGACCGGCACCGACGGCCACCAGGACCGCGACCCCGTCGTCGTCCCACCGTGCGACCCGGACGAGTGCGACCTCGTCACCGACCCGCCCGCCCCGGTGCCCGAACCGTCCGACCCGGAGGCCTCGCCGAGCCCCGACCGGACCGGCGCCCCGCGTCGCTCGCCCGACTCCTCCACCGACCCCGACGCGCCGTCCAGCCCGCCCCCGCCGAGCTCCGAAGCGCCCACGGAACCTGATCGGCCCGCGCCCGAGGACCTGTTCCCGAGCGCGCCGGAAGGGCCGGACGGGCCGGCGGACCAGGGTGTGGTGCCGCCCGGGCTGCCGGAGACCTTCGAGGTCTGA
- a CDS encoding wax ester/triacylglycerol synthase family O-acyltransferase yields MSSELLAPLDLAFWHLETTDHPMHLGALAHFGPAADEPAAQLQLLSRRAAAIPRLRMRVRDVLLPVGGAAWRTDPDFDVRRHVRHVALPGTDFAAEAALLAGELMERPLERGRPPWEMYLLTGGPDGSFAVLVKLHHALADGMRAVAIGAGIFDEIAAARTTRTTRRRAVPPRSWMPGPRQLAGVARSRIEELGRAVGVGASVVRASRLDPRGGHAALAADSSGTRRVATVVLDLERVHAVRRAAGGTANDVLLATVAGALRRWLADRGEPLPGADPRALVPVSRRRPGAPPDSGNRLSAYLVGLPVTEPDPAARLAAVREAMDRNKAAGPMRGAGAVAVLADQLHPLAHRFGAPIASGAARMLFDLLVTNVPLPRSALSLGGAPLRALFPMAPLARGQALAVAMSPYGGQMHIGLVADGKAVPDLAELAAGLAEELAELETWAGG; encoded by the coding sequence TTGAGCAGCGAGCTTCTGGCACCTCTTGATCTGGCGTTCTGGCACCTCGAGACCACCGACCATCCCATGCACCTGGGCGCGCTCGCCCACTTCGGCCCCGCCGCGGACGAGCCCGCCGCCCAGCTCCAGCTGCTCTCCCGCCGCGCCGCCGCGATCCCGCGGCTGCGGATGCGGGTCCGCGACGTGCTGCTGCCGGTCGGCGGCGCGGCCTGGCGGACCGACCCCGACTTCGACGTCCGCCGGCACGTCCGGCACGTCGCGCTGCCCGGCACGGACTTCGCCGCCGAGGCGGCCCTGCTGGCCGGCGAACTGATGGAACGTCCCCTGGAGCGCGGCCGGCCGCCCTGGGAGATGTACCTGCTGACCGGCGGTCCCGACGGCTCCTTCGCCGTCCTCGTCAAACTCCATCACGCGCTCGCCGACGGCATGCGCGCCGTCGCCATCGGCGCCGGGATCTTCGACGAGATCGCCGCCGCCCGGACCACCCGGACCACCCGCCGCCGCGCCGTGCCGCCCCGCTCCTGGATGCCAGGCCCCCGGCAGCTCGCCGGCGTCGCCCGCAGCCGGATCGAGGAACTCGGCCGGGCCGTCGGCGTCGGTGCGTCCGTCGTCCGGGCCAGCCGGCTCGACCCGCGCGGCGGCCACGCCGCACTCGCCGCCGACTCCAGCGGCACGCGCCGGGTCGCCACCGTCGTCCTCGACCTGGAGCGCGTGCACGCCGTGCGCCGGGCCGCCGGCGGCACCGCCAACGACGTCCTGCTCGCCACCGTCGCCGGGGCGCTGCGCCGCTGGCTCGCCGACCGCGGCGAACCGCTGCCCGGCGCCGACCCGCGCGCCCTCGTCCCGGTCTCCCGGCGGCGTCCCGGCGCGCCGCCGGACTCCGGCAACCGGCTCTCCGCGTACCTGGTGGGCCTGCCGGTCACCGAACCCGACCCGGCGGCACGGCTCGCCGCGGTACGGGAGGCGATGGACCGCAACAAGGCCGCCGGGCCGATGCGCGGTGCCGGGGCGGTCGCGGTGCTCGCCGACCAACTCCATCCCCTGGCCCACCGGTTCGGCGCGCCGATCGCCTCCGGCGCCGCCCGGATGCTGTTCGACCTGCTGGTCACCAACGTCCCGCTGCCCCGCTCGGCGCTCTCGCTGGGCGGCGCGCCACTGCGCGCGCTGTTCCCGATGGCGCCGCTCGCCCGGGGCCAGGCGCTGGCCGTGGCGATGTCGCCGTACGGGGGCCAGATGCACATCGGCCTGGTCGCGGACGGCAAGGCGGTCCCGGACCTGGCGGAACTCGCCGCCGGCCTGGCGGAGGAACTGGCCGAGCTGGAGACCTGGGCCGGCGGGTGA
- a CDS encoding Fpg/Nei family DNA glycosylase, with the protein MPELPEVEALREFLDAQLVGKEIARVLPVAISVLKTYDPPLSAVEGAEVTGVARHGKFLDIEAGGLHLLIHLARAGWLQWKDVLPSGLPKPGRGPLALRVALTGGDGFDLTEAGTQKRLAVHLVHAPADVPGVARLGPDPLAPEFDRAAFAALLQGERRQIKGALRDQSLIAGIGNAYSDEILHAARMSPFKPTQNMSEEETTALYEAVRSTLEEAVERSHGLAAGRLKAEKKSGLRVHGRTGEPCPVCGDTIREVSFADSSLQYCPTCQTGGKPLADRRLSRLLK; encoded by the coding sequence ATGCCCGAACTGCCCGAGGTGGAAGCGCTGCGCGAGTTCCTCGACGCCCAGCTCGTGGGCAAGGAGATCGCCCGCGTGCTCCCCGTCGCGATCAGCGTGCTCAAGACGTACGACCCGCCGCTGAGCGCTGTCGAGGGCGCGGAGGTCACCGGCGTCGCCCGGCACGGCAAGTTCCTGGACATAGAGGCCGGCGGCCTTCATCTGCTGATCCACCTCGCCCGCGCGGGGTGGCTGCAGTGGAAGGACGTCCTGCCGTCCGGACTTCCCAAGCCCGGCAGGGGGCCGCTCGCTCTGCGCGTCGCGCTCACCGGCGGTGACGGCTTCGACCTCACCGAGGCGGGCACGCAGAAGCGGCTCGCGGTCCACCTCGTCCACGCCCCCGCTGACGTGCCCGGCGTCGCCCGCCTCGGACCGGACCCGCTGGCCCCGGAGTTCGACCGGGCCGCGTTCGCCGCACTGCTCCAGGGCGAACGCCGCCAGATCAAGGGAGCGCTGCGGGACCAGAGTCTGATCGCGGGGATCGGCAACGCCTACAGTGACGAGATCCTGCACGCCGCCAGGATGTCCCCCTTCAAGCCGACCCAGAATATGTCGGAGGAGGAGACGACTGCCCTGTACGAGGCGGTGCGCAGCACCCTCGAGGAGGCCGTCGAGCGCTCGCACGGCCTCGCGGCCGGCCGTCTGAAGGCCGAGAAGAAGAGCGGCCTGCGCGTGCACGGGCGCACCGGCGAGCCGTGCCCCGTATGCGGCGACACGATCCGCGAGGTGTCGTTCGCCGACTCCTCCCTCCAGTACTGCCCCACCTGCCAGACGGGCGGCAAGCCGCTCGCCGACCGCCGGCTCTCGCGCCTGCTGAAGTAG